One genomic region from Sphingobacterium multivorum encodes:
- a CDS encoding STM3941 family protein: MEETSLYRNKRKTIQLLSISGALCLLLLVVLLFSIGLFDGVFKAKPTVFSAGALLVLLILLFSSLLSLRDKTAQIVLNDRYFLGKTTPVSKAFGRGDWQDVKSIDLQKVGGDTLVVLTLGHPSKYKERLSSLLWKMAYQESTQELCIMYSSSTIDLEPSELYQLFVSYWKRVKVIDA; this comes from the coding sequence ATGGAGGAAACAAGCTTATACAGAAATAAACGGAAAACAATTCAGCTGTTGTCAATTTCGGGAGCTCTATGTTTGTTGCTTTTGGTCGTTTTATTGTTCAGTATCGGTTTATTTGATGGAGTATTTAAGGCAAAGCCGACAGTTTTCTCTGCCGGAGCACTGCTGGTACTCTTAATTTTATTGTTTTCCAGCCTACTGAGTCTTCGGGATAAAACGGCGCAAATTGTTTTGAACGATCGCTATTTTCTTGGAAAGACAACACCAGTATCAAAAGCTTTTGGCCGAGGCGACTGGCAGGATGTTAAAAGCATTGACTTACAAAAAGTCGGTGGTGATACCCTGGTCGTTTTAACACTGGGTCATCCTTCTAAATATAAAGAGCGGCTTTCGTCGCTGTTATGGAAAATGGCTTATCAAGAATCCACGCAAGAATTGTGTATTATGTATTCGTCCTCAACGATTGATTTGGAGCCCTCGGAGCTGTATCAGCTTTTTGTTTCTTATTGGAAAAGAGTAAAAGTAATCGATGCCTAG